Proteins co-encoded in one Sparus aurata chromosome 18, fSpaAur1.1, whole genome shotgun sequence genomic window:
- the LOC115568284 gene encoding uncharacterized protein LOC115568284 isoform X3, whose product MTEVRRRRRKSPDQDALEHIVQGKDKVFLEGRFINKYKGRGVFTREYIEPKSFVVEYRGVVSQSEGADDKNNKYVFDFMWNGKRYCIDASKEDGTLGRLVNDDHVHPNCKVKRIMVNRMPHLCLFAVREIFPGEEITYNYGDSAWPWRSLEASGGTDDQMTRVRSNLEISKDDTEASGGTDDQMTRVRSNLEISKDDTEASGGTDDQMTRVRSNLEISKDDTEASGGTDDQMTRVRSNLEISKDDTEASGGTDDQMTRVRSNLEISKDDTEASGGTDDQMTRVRSNLEISKDDTCHHIIACAALNDLDNCADCSGSFSRFRWLGYTCKLCSRSWHKSCFLKINSSLDVAPEKHVSDSEISDDSSDDYYVPESCHGSSSDQDGEDVPIPVQPCTDDESTYTPTTSHTQTLSAETAESSSTEISAAREGSSCTQKNYCYVCKKPQSKIARHLKKHEKEEPDIAEAFLLPKNSKERKRLLEKLRNRGNYEHNQEVIRNQGGTLKVKRRQGPSKISVDAKMYVHCTYCKGLFVRKELWRHSRRCPSKTVSETEANVKSKVLALADIAESTCSQAISIGVWKILGKMRQDEIASVVRNDFLILQLAQSLYNKHGSDPTKFEYMRTKVREMGRLLLTLRQKYSIFSFEDAVKPNNFYKIIGAVKTVAGYDEEKHSYSTPSLALKLGHSLKKIGDIILCRAISAEDEILIKAAERFTKLCTKEWAGQVSHTALATLSKSKFNKPSTIPFTEDVQLLHKYLEEKSAGAVENLKEHQSPQAYAELARVTLAQIILFNRRRAGEVSKMTLESFKKRDQTELHGDLAASLSPVEQKLARHFSRVEIMGKRGRKVAVLLNPEVLSAATLLAERRDTCDVDKDNPFLFGRPHCSHTSYYRGQDCMRHFAQMCGAKNPENLRSTHLRKHMATLSQILNLKNNELDQLANFLGHDIRVHRDFYRLPEATIEVAKISKLLLAFEKGTLGEFQGKSLDEIEVEDELDLELDVGEQDDGDDGDDEDDGDGGDGQAEGDDTIGDNESDGDDEGGRDDEGGGNSEEGGGDAKDGGSEESDCALGLRENQEMKMPEDPTSSSGQKKLRVTESVVTSSKEIKSRRCVKRPWSKTEISAVMKHFKTHITNGDLATKVECEQCKIAEHPALIDRSLQNIRDFVRNRGLTVKKK is encoded by the exons ATGActgaggtgaggaggaggaggagaaagtctCCTGACCAAGATGCGCTGGAACATATTGTTCAAGGAAAGGATAAAGTCTTCCTAGAGGGAAGGTTTATTAACAAGTATAAAG gtAGAGGTGTGTTTACAAGAGAGTACATCGAACCAAAAAGTTTTGTGGTGGAGTACCGTGGAGTTGTCTCTCAGAGTGAAGGGGCagatgacaaaaacaacaaatatgtatttgattTCATGTGGAATGGGAAGCGGTATTG CATAGATGCTTCAAAAGAAGACGGAACACTGGGACGACTAGTGAACGATGATCATGTACATCCTAACTGCAAAGTCAAAAGAATAATGGTCAACAGGATGCCACACTTGTGCCTATTTGCCGTCAGGGAAATCTTTCCAGGAGAGGAGATAACATACAACTATGGTGATTCCGCTTGGCCGTGGCGCTCATTG GAAGCCTCTGGTGGAACTGATGACCAAATGACAAGGGTCCGTTCCAACCTGGAAATATCAAAGGATGACACT GAAGCCTCTGGTGGAACTGATGACCAAATGACAAGGGTCCGTTCCAATCTGGAAATATCAAAGGATGACACT GAAGCCTCTGGTGGAACTGATGACCAAATGACAAGGGTCCGTTCCAACCTGGAAATATCAAAGGATGACACT GAAGCCTCTGGTGGAACTGATGACCAAATGACAAGGGTCCGTTCCAATCTGGAAATATCAAAGGATGACACT GAAGCCTCTGGTGGAACTGATGACCAAATGACAAGGGTCCGTTCCAACCTGGAAATATCAAAGGATGACACT GAAGCCTCTGGTGGAACTGATGACCAAATGACAAGGGTCCGTTCCAACCTGGAAATATCAAAGGATGACACT TGCCACCATATAATTGCTTGTGCAGCTCTTAATGATTTGGACAACTGTGCGGATTGCAGTGGATCTTTCTCCCGTTTCAGATGGCTTGGTTACACATGCAAAT TGTGTTCAAGATCATGGCACAAATCCTGCTTTCTCAAGATTAATTCATCACTG GATGTTGCACCGGAGAAACATGTTTCTGACTCTGAAATTAGTGATGACTCGTCTGATGATTATTACGTACCTGAAAGCTGTCATGGGTCCAGCTCAGATCAAGATGGTGAAGATGTTCCTATACCTGTTCAACCCTGTACTGATGATGAATCCACCTACACCCCCACCACAAGCCATACCCAGACGCtttcagcagaaacagcagaGTCTTCATCTACTGAAATCTCAGCAGCCCGAGAGGGTTCTTCTTGCACCCAGAAAAATTATTGCTATGTTTGCAAAAAACCGCAATCTAAAATAGCTCGTCACCTTAAAAAACACGAAAAAGAAGAGCCTGACATCGCAGAAGCTTTCTTGCTCCCCAAGAAttctaaagagagaaaaaggttGCTTGAGAAGTTGCGTAACAGAGGTAATTATGAACATAATCAAGAGGTTATCAGAAATCAAGGTGGAACACTTAAAGTAAAAAGAAGACAGGGACCATCAAAAATCTCTGTGGATGCCAAAATGTATGTgcactgtacatactgtaaagGTCTGTTTGTCCGTAAAGAGCTGTGGCGCCACTCACGAAGATGCCCGTCAAAAACAGTCTCAGAAACTGAAGCCAATGTTAAGAGCAAAGTCTTGGCTTTGGCCGATATTGCAGAGTCAACCTGCTCCCAAGCAATTTCCATTGGAGTGTGGAAGATCCTTGGAAAGATGAGGCAAGATGAGATAGCATCTGTAGTACGGAATGACTTCCTCATACTGCAGCTGGCCCAGTCTCTCTACAACAAGCATGGGAGTGATCCAACAAAATTTGAGTACATGAGAACAAAGGTTCGAGAAATGGGCAGACTTTTATTGACCCTAAGACAGAAATATTCTATATTTAGCTTTGAAGATGCTGTAAAACCAAACAATTTTTACAAAATCATTGGAGCTGTTAAAACAGTTGCTGGATATGATGAAGAGAAGCACTCGTATTCCACACCAAGTCTTGCCCTGAAATTAGGACACTCGCTCAAGAAGATCGGTGATATTATTCTCTGCAGGGCCATCTCAGCAGAGGATGAAATTTTGATCAAAGCAGCGGAACGATTCACGAAACTCTGCACAAAAGAATGGGCAGGACAAGTCTCACACACTGCACTGGCTACTTTGAGCAAGTCAAAGTTCAATAAACCATCCACCATACCCTTCACAGAGGATGTTCAACTTTTGCACAAGTACCTGGAGGAGAAATCGGCTGGCGCCGTTGAAAACCTGAAAGAGCATCAGTCTCCTCAGGCGTATGCAGAACTTGCTAGGGTGACACTTGCTCAAATAATCCTCTTTAATAGACGCCGTGCAGGAGAAGTCTCAAAAATGACACTTGAGTCCTTCAAGAAAAGAGACCAAACTGAGCTTCATGGTGACCTAGCTGCTAGTCTGTCACCGGTTGAACAAAAGCTAGCCAGACACTTCAGCAGGGTGGAAATTATGGGCAAAAGAGGGAGGAAAGTTGCTGTTTTATTAAACCCTGAGGTTCTTAGTGCAGCAACGCTtcttgcagagaggagagacacatgTGATGTGGACAAGGATAATCCCTTCCTATTTGGACGGCCACATTGCTCCCACACAAGCTACTACAGAGGACAGGACTGCATGAGACACTTTGCACAGATGTGTGGTGCAAAGAATCCAGAAAATCTGAGGTCTACACATCTCCGCAAGCACATGGCAACCTTGTCCCAAATCCTCAACCTGAAGAATAATGAGCTTGACCAACTTGCCAACTTTTTGGGCCACGATATACGAGTCCACAGAGACTTTTATCGTCTGCCAGAGGCAACTATTGAAGTGGCAAAAATCTCTAAGCTTCTACTTGCATTCGAGAAAGGAACTCTTGGAGAATTCCAGGGAAAGTCTCTCGACGAGATTGAGGTTGAAG ATGAATTGGACCTAGAACTGGATGTAGGTGAGCAGGATGATGGAGATGATGGAGATGACGAAGACGATGGAGACGGTGGAGACGGTCAAGCTGAGGGAGATGACACCATCGGGGACAATGAAAGTGATGGAGACGACGAAGGTGGTAGAGACGACGAAGGTGGTGGAAACAGCGAAGAAGGTGGTGGAGATGCTAAAGATGGAGGCAGTGAGGAGTCAGATTGTGCCCTTGGATTAAGGG AAAATCAAGAAATGAAGATGCCTGAAGATCCCACCAGTTCCTCTG GACAGAAAAAACTGCGTGTGACTGAGAGTGTTGTCACCAGCTCCAAAG aGATAAAATCCAGAAGATGTGTGAAAAGGCCGTGGAGCAAGACTGAAATTAGTGCTGTGATGAAACACTTCAAAACGCATATTACAAATGGAGACCTAGCAACTAAAGTGGAGTGTGAACAATGTAAGATCGCTGAGCACCCAGCGTTGATAGATAGAAGTCTTCAAAATATCCGGGATTTTGTCAGGAACAGGGGccttacagtaaaaaaaaaatag
- the LOC115568284 gene encoding uncharacterized protein LOC115568284 isoform X9 produces the protein MTEVRRRRRKSPDQDALEHIVQGKDKVFLEGRFINKYKGRGVFTREYIEPKSFVVEYRGVVSQSEGADDKNNKYVFDFMWNGKRYCIDASKEDGTLGRLVNDDHVHPNCKVKRIMVNRMPHLCLFAVREIFPGEEITYNYGDSAWPWRSLEASGGTDDQMTRVRSNLEISKDDTEASGGTDDQMTRVRSNLEISKDDTEASGGTDDQMTRVRSNLEISKDDTEASGGTDDQMTRVRSNLEISKDDTCHHIIACAALNDLDNCADCSGSFSRFRWLGYTCKLCSRSWHKSCFLKINSSLDVAPEKHVSDSEISDDSSDDYYVPESCHGSSSDQDGEDVPIPVQPCTDDESTYTPTTSHTQTLSAETAESSSTEISAAREGSSCTQKNYCYVCKKPQSKIARHLKKHEKEEPDIAEAFLLPKNSKERKRLLEKLRNRGNYEHNQEVIRNQGGTLKVKRRQGPSKISVDAKMYVHCTYCKGLFVRKELWRHSRRCPSKTVSETEANVKSKVLALADIAESTCSQAISIGVWKILGKMRQDEIASVVRNDFLILQLAQSLYNKHGSDPTKFEYMRTKVREMGRLLLTLRQKYSIFSFEDAVKPNNFYKIIGAVKTVAGYDEEKHSYSTPSLALKLGHSLKKIGDIILCRAISAEDEILIKAAERFTKLCTKEWAGQVSHTALATLSKSKFNKPSTIPFTEDVQLLHKYLEEKSAGAVENLKEHQSPQAYAELARVTLAQIILFNRRRAGEVSKMTLESFKKRDQTELHGDLAASLSPVEQKLARHFSRVEIMGKRGRKVAVLLNPEVLSAATLLAERRDTCDVDKDNPFLFGRPHCSHTSYYRGQDCMRHFAQMCGAKNPENLRSTHLRKHMATLSQILNLKNNELDQLANFLGHDIRVHRDFYRLPEATIEVAKISKLLLAFEKGTLGEFQGKSLDEIEVEDELDLELDVGEQDDGDDGDDEDDGDGGDGQAEGDDTIGDNESDGDDEGGRDDEGGGNSEEGGGDAKDGGSEESDCALGLRENQEMKMPEDPTSSSGKRKRMVSTQNKTKSYKGQKKLRVTESVVTSSKEIKSRRCVKRPWSKTEISAVMKHFKTHITNGDLATKVECEQCKIAEHPALIDRSLQNIRDFVRNRGLTVKKK, from the exons ATGActgaggtgaggaggaggaggagaaagtctCCTGACCAAGATGCGCTGGAACATATTGTTCAAGGAAAGGATAAAGTCTTCCTAGAGGGAAGGTTTATTAACAAGTATAAAG gtAGAGGTGTGTTTACAAGAGAGTACATCGAACCAAAAAGTTTTGTGGTGGAGTACCGTGGAGTTGTCTCTCAGAGTGAAGGGGCagatgacaaaaacaacaaatatgtatttgattTCATGTGGAATGGGAAGCGGTATTG CATAGATGCTTCAAAAGAAGACGGAACACTGGGACGACTAGTGAACGATGATCATGTACATCCTAACTGCAAAGTCAAAAGAATAATGGTCAACAGGATGCCACACTTGTGCCTATTTGCCGTCAGGGAAATCTTTCCAGGAGAGGAGATAACATACAACTATGGTGATTCCGCTTGGCCGTGGCGCTCATTG GAAGCCTCTGGTGGAACTGATGACCAAATGACAAGGGTCCGTTCCAACCTGGAAATATCAAAGGATGACACT GAAGCCTCTGGTGGAACTGATGACCAAATGACAAGGGTCCGTTCCAATCTGGAAATATCAAAGGATGACACT GAAGCCTCTGGTGGAACTGATGACCAAATGACAAGGGTCCGTTCCAACCTGGAAATATCAAAGGATGACACT GAAGCCTCTGGTGGAACTGATGACCAAATGACAAGGGTCCGTTCCAATCTGGAAATATCAAAGGATGACACT TGCCACCATATAATTGCTTGTGCAGCTCTTAATGATTTGGACAACTGTGCGGATTGCAGTGGATCTTTCTCCCGTTTCAGATGGCTTGGTTACACATGCAAAT TGTGTTCAAGATCATGGCACAAATCCTGCTTTCTCAAGATTAATTCATCACTG GATGTTGCACCGGAGAAACATGTTTCTGACTCTGAAATTAGTGATGACTCGTCTGATGATTATTACGTACCTGAAAGCTGTCATGGGTCCAGCTCAGATCAAGATGGTGAAGATGTTCCTATACCTGTTCAACCCTGTACTGATGATGAATCCACCTACACCCCCACCACAAGCCATACCCAGACGCtttcagcagaaacagcagaGTCTTCATCTACTGAAATCTCAGCAGCCCGAGAGGGTTCTTCTTGCACCCAGAAAAATTATTGCTATGTTTGCAAAAAACCGCAATCTAAAATAGCTCGTCACCTTAAAAAACACGAAAAAGAAGAGCCTGACATCGCAGAAGCTTTCTTGCTCCCCAAGAAttctaaagagagaaaaaggttGCTTGAGAAGTTGCGTAACAGAGGTAATTATGAACATAATCAAGAGGTTATCAGAAATCAAGGTGGAACACTTAAAGTAAAAAGAAGACAGGGACCATCAAAAATCTCTGTGGATGCCAAAATGTATGTgcactgtacatactgtaaagGTCTGTTTGTCCGTAAAGAGCTGTGGCGCCACTCACGAAGATGCCCGTCAAAAACAGTCTCAGAAACTGAAGCCAATGTTAAGAGCAAAGTCTTGGCTTTGGCCGATATTGCAGAGTCAACCTGCTCCCAAGCAATTTCCATTGGAGTGTGGAAGATCCTTGGAAAGATGAGGCAAGATGAGATAGCATCTGTAGTACGGAATGACTTCCTCATACTGCAGCTGGCCCAGTCTCTCTACAACAAGCATGGGAGTGATCCAACAAAATTTGAGTACATGAGAACAAAGGTTCGAGAAATGGGCAGACTTTTATTGACCCTAAGACAGAAATATTCTATATTTAGCTTTGAAGATGCTGTAAAACCAAACAATTTTTACAAAATCATTGGAGCTGTTAAAACAGTTGCTGGATATGATGAAGAGAAGCACTCGTATTCCACACCAAGTCTTGCCCTGAAATTAGGACACTCGCTCAAGAAGATCGGTGATATTATTCTCTGCAGGGCCATCTCAGCAGAGGATGAAATTTTGATCAAAGCAGCGGAACGATTCACGAAACTCTGCACAAAAGAATGGGCAGGACAAGTCTCACACACTGCACTGGCTACTTTGAGCAAGTCAAAGTTCAATAAACCATCCACCATACCCTTCACAGAGGATGTTCAACTTTTGCACAAGTACCTGGAGGAGAAATCGGCTGGCGCCGTTGAAAACCTGAAAGAGCATCAGTCTCCTCAGGCGTATGCAGAACTTGCTAGGGTGACACTTGCTCAAATAATCCTCTTTAATAGACGCCGTGCAGGAGAAGTCTCAAAAATGACACTTGAGTCCTTCAAGAAAAGAGACCAAACTGAGCTTCATGGTGACCTAGCTGCTAGTCTGTCACCGGTTGAACAAAAGCTAGCCAGACACTTCAGCAGGGTGGAAATTATGGGCAAAAGAGGGAGGAAAGTTGCTGTTTTATTAAACCCTGAGGTTCTTAGTGCAGCAACGCTtcttgcagagaggagagacacatgTGATGTGGACAAGGATAATCCCTTCCTATTTGGACGGCCACATTGCTCCCACACAAGCTACTACAGAGGACAGGACTGCATGAGACACTTTGCACAGATGTGTGGTGCAAAGAATCCAGAAAATCTGAGGTCTACACATCTCCGCAAGCACATGGCAACCTTGTCCCAAATCCTCAACCTGAAGAATAATGAGCTTGACCAACTTGCCAACTTTTTGGGCCACGATATACGAGTCCACAGAGACTTTTATCGTCTGCCAGAGGCAACTATTGAAGTGGCAAAAATCTCTAAGCTTCTACTTGCATTCGAGAAAGGAACTCTTGGAGAATTCCAGGGAAAGTCTCTCGACGAGATTGAGGTTGAAG ATGAATTGGACCTAGAACTGGATGTAGGTGAGCAGGATGATGGAGATGATGGAGATGACGAAGACGATGGAGACGGTGGAGACGGTCAAGCTGAGGGAGATGACACCATCGGGGACAATGAAAGTGATGGAGACGACGAAGGTGGTAGAGACGACGAAGGTGGTGGAAACAGCGAAGAAGGTGGTGGAGATGCTAAAGATGGAGGCAGTGAGGAGTCAGATTGTGCCCTTGGATTAAGGG AAAATCAAGAAATGAAGATGCCTGAAGATCCCACCAGTTCCTCTG ggaaaagaaaaagaatggtATCGACCCAGAATAAGACCAAAAGTTACAAAG GACAGAAAAAACTGCGTGTGACTGAGAGTGTTGTCACCAGCTCCAAAG aGATAAAATCCAGAAGATGTGTGAAAAGGCCGTGGAGCAAGACTGAAATTAGTGCTGTGATGAAACACTTCAAAACGCATATTACAAATGGAGACCTAGCAACTAAAGTGGAGTGTGAACAATGTAAGATCGCTGAGCACCCAGCGTTGATAGATAGAAGTCTTCAAAATATCCGGGATTTTGTCAGGAACAGGGGccttacagtaaaaaaaaaatag
- the LOC115568284 gene encoding uncharacterized protein LOC115568284 isoform X4 gives MTEVRRRRRKSPDQDALEHIVQGKDKVFLEGRFINKYKGRGVFTREYIEPKSFVVEYRGVVSQSEGADDKNNKYVFDFMWNGKRYCIDASKEDGTLGRLVNDDHVHPNCKVKRIMVNRMPHLCLFAVREIFPGEEITYNYGDSAWPWRSLEASGGTDDQMTRVRSNLEISKDDTEASGGTDDQMTRVRSNLEISKDDTEASGGTDDQMTRVRSNLEISKDDTEASGGTDDQMTRVRSNLEISKDDTEASGGTDDQMTRVRSNLEISKDDTCHHIIACAALNDLDNCADCSGSFSRFRWLGYTCKLCSRSWHKSCFLKINSSLDVAPEKHVSDSEISDDSSDDYYVPESCHGSSSDQDGEDVPIPVQPCTDDESTYTPTTSHTQTLSAETAESSSTEISAAREGSSCTQKNYCYVCKKPQSKIARHLKKHEKEEPDIAEAFLLPKNSKERKRLLEKLRNRGNYEHNQEVIRNQGGTLKVKRRQGPSKISVDAKMYVHCTYCKGLFVRKELWRHSRRCPSKTVSETEANVKSKVLALADIAESTCSQAISIGVWKILGKMRQDEIASVVRNDFLILQLAQSLYNKHGSDPTKFEYMRTKVREMGRLLLTLRQKYSIFSFEDAVKPNNFYKIIGAVKTVAGYDEEKHSYSTPSLALKLGHSLKKIGDIILCRAISAEDEILIKAAERFTKLCTKEWAGQVSHTALATLSKSKFNKPSTIPFTEDVQLLHKYLEEKSAGAVENLKEHQSPQAYAELARVTLAQIILFNRRRAGEVSKMTLESFKKRDQTELHGDLAASLSPVEQKLARHFSRVEIMGKRGRKVAVLLNPEVLSAATLLAERRDTCDVDKDNPFLFGRPHCSHTSYYRGQDCMRHFAQMCGAKNPENLRSTHLRKHMATLSQILNLKNNELDQLANFLGHDIRVHRDFYRLPEATIEVAKISKLLLAFEKGTLGEFQGKSLDEIEVEDELDLELDVGEQDDGDDGDDEDDGDGGDGQAEGDDTIGDNESDGDDEGGRDDEGGGNSEEGGGDAKDGGSEESDCALGLRENQEMKMPEDPTSSSGKRKRMVSTQNKTKSYKGQKKLRVTESVVTSSKEIKSRRCVKRPWSKTEISAVMKHFKTHITNGDLATKVECEQCKIAEHPALIDRSLQNIRDFVRNRGLTVKKK, from the exons ATGActgaggtgaggaggaggaggagaaagtctCCTGACCAAGATGCGCTGGAACATATTGTTCAAGGAAAGGATAAAGTCTTCCTAGAGGGAAGGTTTATTAACAAGTATAAAG gtAGAGGTGTGTTTACAAGAGAGTACATCGAACCAAAAAGTTTTGTGGTGGAGTACCGTGGAGTTGTCTCTCAGAGTGAAGGGGCagatgacaaaaacaacaaatatgtatttgattTCATGTGGAATGGGAAGCGGTATTG CATAGATGCTTCAAAAGAAGACGGAACACTGGGACGACTAGTGAACGATGATCATGTACATCCTAACTGCAAAGTCAAAAGAATAATGGTCAACAGGATGCCACACTTGTGCCTATTTGCCGTCAGGGAAATCTTTCCAGGAGAGGAGATAACATACAACTATGGTGATTCCGCTTGGCCGTGGCGCTCATTG GAAGCCTCTGGTGGAACTGATGACCAAATGACAAGGGTCCGTTCCAATCTGGAAATATCAAAGGATGACACT GAAGCCTCTGGTGGAACTGATGACCAAATGACAAGGGTCCGTTCCAACCTGGAAATATCAAAGGATGACACT GAAGCCTCTGGTGGAACTGATGACCAAATGACAAGGGTCCGTTCCAATCTGGAAATATCAAAGGATGACACT GAAGCCTCTGGTGGAACTGATGACCAAATGACAAGGGTCCGTTCCAACCTGGAAATATCAAAGGATGACACT GAAGCCTCTGGTGGAACTGATGACCAAATGACAAGGGTCCGTTCCAACCTGGAAATATCAAAGGATGACACT TGCCACCATATAATTGCTTGTGCAGCTCTTAATGATTTGGACAACTGTGCGGATTGCAGTGGATCTTTCTCCCGTTTCAGATGGCTTGGTTACACATGCAAAT TGTGTTCAAGATCATGGCACAAATCCTGCTTTCTCAAGATTAATTCATCACTG GATGTTGCACCGGAGAAACATGTTTCTGACTCTGAAATTAGTGATGACTCGTCTGATGATTATTACGTACCTGAAAGCTGTCATGGGTCCAGCTCAGATCAAGATGGTGAAGATGTTCCTATACCTGTTCAACCCTGTACTGATGATGAATCCACCTACACCCCCACCACAAGCCATACCCAGACGCtttcagcagaaacagcagaGTCTTCATCTACTGAAATCTCAGCAGCCCGAGAGGGTTCTTCTTGCACCCAGAAAAATTATTGCTATGTTTGCAAAAAACCGCAATCTAAAATAGCTCGTCACCTTAAAAAACACGAAAAAGAAGAGCCTGACATCGCAGAAGCTTTCTTGCTCCCCAAGAAttctaaagagagaaaaaggttGCTTGAGAAGTTGCGTAACAGAGGTAATTATGAACATAATCAAGAGGTTATCAGAAATCAAGGTGGAACACTTAAAGTAAAAAGAAGACAGGGACCATCAAAAATCTCTGTGGATGCCAAAATGTATGTgcactgtacatactgtaaagGTCTGTTTGTCCGTAAAGAGCTGTGGCGCCACTCACGAAGATGCCCGTCAAAAACAGTCTCAGAAACTGAAGCCAATGTTAAGAGCAAAGTCTTGGCTTTGGCCGATATTGCAGAGTCAACCTGCTCCCAAGCAATTTCCATTGGAGTGTGGAAGATCCTTGGAAAGATGAGGCAAGATGAGATAGCATCTGTAGTACGGAATGACTTCCTCATACTGCAGCTGGCCCAGTCTCTCTACAACAAGCATGGGAGTGATCCAACAAAATTTGAGTACATGAGAACAAAGGTTCGAGAAATGGGCAGACTTTTATTGACCCTAAGACAGAAATATTCTATATTTAGCTTTGAAGATGCTGTAAAACCAAACAATTTTTACAAAATCATTGGAGCTGTTAAAACAGTTGCTGGATATGATGAAGAGAAGCACTCGTATTCCACACCAAGTCTTGCCCTGAAATTAGGACACTCGCTCAAGAAGATCGGTGATATTATTCTCTGCAGGGCCATCTCAGCAGAGGATGAAATTTTGATCAAAGCAGCGGAACGATTCACGAAACTCTGCACAAAAGAATGGGCAGGACAAGTCTCACACACTGCACTGGCTACTTTGAGCAAGTCAAAGTTCAATAAACCATCCACCATACCCTTCACAGAGGATGTTCAACTTTTGCACAAGTACCTGGAGGAGAAATCGGCTGGCGCCGTTGAAAACCTGAAAGAGCATCAGTCTCCTCAGGCGTATGCAGAACTTGCTAGGGTGACACTTGCTCAAATAATCCTCTTTAATAGACGCCGTGCAGGAGAAGTCTCAAAAATGACACTTGAGTCCTTCAAGAAAAGAGACCAAACTGAGCTTCATGGTGACCTAGCTGCTAGTCTGTCACCGGTTGAACAAAAGCTAGCCAGACACTTCAGCAGGGTGGAAATTATGGGCAAAAGAGGGAGGAAAGTTGCTGTTTTATTAAACCCTGAGGTTCTTAGTGCAGCAACGCTtcttgcagagaggagagacacatgTGATGTGGACAAGGATAATCCCTTCCTATTTGGACGGCCACATTGCTCCCACACAAGCTACTACAGAGGACAGGACTGCATGAGACACTTTGCACAGATGTGTGGTGCAAAGAATCCAGAAAATCTGAGGTCTACACATCTCCGCAAGCACATGGCAACCTTGTCCCAAATCCTCAACCTGAAGAATAATGAGCTTGACCAACTTGCCAACTTTTTGGGCCACGATATACGAGTCCACAGAGACTTTTATCGTCTGCCAGAGGCAACTATTGAAGTGGCAAAAATCTCTAAGCTTCTACTTGCATTCGAGAAAGGAACTCTTGGAGAATTCCAGGGAAAGTCTCTCGACGAGATTGAGGTTGAAG ATGAATTGGACCTAGAACTGGATGTAGGTGAGCAGGATGATGGAGATGATGGAGATGACGAAGACGATGGAGACGGTGGAGACGGTCAAGCTGAGGGAGATGACACCATCGGGGACAATGAAAGTGATGGAGACGACGAAGGTGGTAGAGACGACGAAGGTGGTGGAAACAGCGAAGAAGGTGGTGGAGATGCTAAAGATGGAGGCAGTGAGGAGTCAGATTGTGCCCTTGGATTAAGGG AAAATCAAGAAATGAAGATGCCTGAAGATCCCACCAGTTCCTCTG ggaaaagaaaaagaatggtATCGACCCAGAATAAGACCAAAAGTTACAAAG GACAGAAAAAACTGCGTGTGACTGAGAGTGTTGTCACCAGCTCCAAAG aGATAAAATCCAGAAGATGTGTGAAAAGGCCGTGGAGCAAGACTGAAATTAGTGCTGTGATGAAACACTTCAAAACGCATATTACAAATGGAGACCTAGCAACTAAAGTGGAGTGTGAACAATGTAAGATCGCTGAGCACCCAGCGTTGATAGATAGAAGTCTTCAAAATATCCGGGATTTTGTCAGGAACAGGGGccttacagtaaaaaaaaaatag